A window of the Labrus mixtus chromosome 8, fLabMix1.1, whole genome shotgun sequence genome harbors these coding sequences:
- the LOC132978426 gene encoding uncharacterized protein LOC132978426 produces the protein MILAHNLIQELVFSSRRGFCISLFHCGVRIFGSGTKLFVTDKQVVKPVVSVYPAASRAQLEEKSSLLCVASAMFPPLVRISLKKLKVNGPLQDAHPAKAKQKELRESGCSASILTIPQREYSTYKYLCSVQHEWGTVTAQTGTEVSVPTTSSPPEREPTDLPTLQPTDMSFQSQCKVKLLTLLYTVLILKSLVYCCGLSLLRIFRNNKLSIHCTC, from the exons ATGATCCTGGCTCATAACTTGATACAGGAACTTGTATTCAGCAGCAGACGGGGTTTTTGTATCAGTCTGTTTCACTGTGGGGTGCGCATCTTTGGCTCTGGGACTAAACTGTTTGTAACAG ATAAGCAGGTGGTGAAGCCCGTGGTGAGCGTGTACCCGGCAGCATCGAGAGcccagctggaggagaagagcTCTCTACTGTGTGTGGCCTCagccatgtttcctcctctggtcCGGATCTCCTTGAAAAAACTGAAAGTGAACGGTCCTCTGCAGGATGCGCACCCTGCTAAGGCGAAGCAGAAGGAGCTAAGGGAGTCGGGGTGCAGCGCCTCCATCTTGACGATCCCTCAGAGAGAGTACAGCACCTATAAATACCTCTGCTCAGTGCAGCATGAGTGGGGCACAGTGACTGCTCAAACAGGAACAG AGGTCTCAGTTCCTACGACCTCCAGTCCTCCAGAGAGAGAGCCGACAGACCTGCCAACTCTGCAGCCGACTGACA TGTCCTTTCAGTCTCAGTGCAAGGTGAAGCTGCTGACGCTGCTGTACACGGTGCTGATACTGAAGAGTCTGGTGTACTGCTGTGGACTCTCTCTGCTGAGGATCTTTAGAAACAACAAACTGTCCATTCACTGCACGTGCTGA
- the LOC132979586 gene encoding transcriptional regulator Myc-B-like — MPPVLTMHSTNYDYDYDTVQPYFLLDGEEEDFYLPPCRQFLPGPDEDIWKKFELLPTPPLSPSRRPSLPDVPLSAAEHLEAVTDLLDEDCNPSAALLQSFIIQDCMWSSSFAAATKLERVVSERLASLRARRDSSAANSTDSAAADQQVCSSRVTTGYLKDLHAASTDCIDPSVVFPCTTLSGLSEDGGAMEVVSELCLDSPPLSSSDSESEEEEEEEEEEEAEEDVEIDVVTVDRRNVSQRSDNSSRASSSPAVLKRSHINIHQHNYAAQQPSASAQQPAGKRFKPQSVCQTLKQSDGGRRCWSPRSDGEDNEDKRRTHNVLERQRRNELKMSFLALRDEIPALEKNDRAAKVVILKKAAEYIEEVKEHERRLLTTKEELRRRSRELRHRLKQLRT; from the exons ATGCCGCCGGTGTTAACCATGCACAGCACGAACTATGATTATGACTATGACACGGTGCAGCCCTACTTCCTGTTGGATGGCGAGGAGGAGGACTTCTACCTGCCTCCTTGCAGACAGTTCCTCCCGGGCCCTGACGAGGACATCTGGAAGAAGTTCGAGCTGCTGCCGACGCCCCCTCTGTCGCCCAGCCGGAGACCCTCGCTGCCCGATGTCCCGCTGTCCGCCGCAGAGCACCTGGAGGCGGTGACTGACCTGCTGGATGAGGACTGCAACCCCTCTGCGGCGCTCCTCCAGTCCTTCATCATCCAGGACTGCATGTGGAGCAGCAGCTTCGCCGCCGCCACCAAGCTGGAGAGGGTGGTGTCCGAAAGGCTAGCCTCGCTGCGTGCCCGCCGGGACTCCTCCGCGGCCAACAGCACAGACAGTGCTGCAGCTGATCAGCAGGTGTGCAGCTCCAGGGTGACCACGGGGTACCTGAAGGACCTCCACGCTGCATCCACAGACTGTATCGACCCCTCTGTGGTGTTTCCGTGCACCACGCTGAGTGGCCTGAGCGAGGACGGAGGGGCGATGGAGGTGGTGTCAGAACTGTGTCTGGACTCGCCGCCTCTCAGCAGCAGCGACAGCGAATCAG aagaagaggaggaggaggaggaggaggaggaagctgagGAGGATGTAGAGATCGACGTGGTGACGGTGGACAGGAGAAACGTGTCTCAGCGGTCAGATAACAGCAGCAGGGCGAGCAGCTCCCCGGCGGTTCTTAAACGCTCTCACATCAACATCCACCAGCACAACTACGCCGCCCAGCAGCCGTCTGCGTCCGCCCAGCAGCCTGCGGGGAAACGGTTCAAGCCCCAGAGCGTCTGCCAGACACTGAAGCAGAGCGACGGCGGACGCAGGTGCTGGAGTCCCCGTTCGGACGGCGAGGACAACGAGGACAAACGCAGGACTCACAACGTGCTGGAGAGGCAGCGCAGGAACGAGCTGAAGATGAGCTTCCTGGCTCTGCGGGACGAGATCCCGGCGCTGGAGAAGAACGACCGAGCGGCCAAGGTGGTGATCCTGAAAAAGGCGGCGGAGTACATCGAGGAGGTCAAAGAGCACGAGAGGAGGCTGCTGACGACgaaggaggagctgaggaggcgGAGCCGAGagctgagacacagactgaagcagctgaggacttaa
- the LOC132978421 gene encoding CYFIP-related Rac1 interactor B-like isoform X2 → MHFTLRFDELKMTNPAIQNDFSYYRRTISRMRINNLSADAGNEVNNELANRMSLFYASATPMLKTLSDATSKFVSDNPDLPTENTTDCLSTMASVCKVMLDTPEYRSRFTSEETVLFCLRVMVGVIILFDHVHPAGAFVKTSNIDMKGCIRVLKEQPPSSVEGLLNALRYTTKHLNDEATSKQIKTMLQPN, encoded by the exons ATGCACTTCACGCTGCGCTTCGACGAACTCAAG ATGACGAATCCGGCGATCCAGAACGACTTCAGTTATTACAGACGAACCATCAGTCGGATGCGGATCAACAACTTGTCC GCTGATGCAGGAAATGAAGTCAATAACGAGCTGGCCAATCGGATGTCTCTGTTTTACGCCAGTGCCACGCCAATGCTGAAGACGCTAAGTGACGCCACGTCAAAGTTTGTCTCGGAT AATCCAGACCTCCCGACTGAAAACACGACAGACTGTCTGAGCACGATGGCCAGCGTGTGTAAAGTGATGCTTGACACACC ggAGTACCGCAGCCGTTTCACCAGTGAAGAGACGGTGTTGTTCTGCCTCCGCGTGATGGTCGGGGTCATCATCCTATTCGACCACGTTCACCCGGCCGGAGCCTTCGTCAAGACCTCCAATATAGAC atgaaaggCTGCATCCGAGTGCTGAAGGAGCAGCCGCCCAGCAGCGTGGAGGGATTACTCAACGCTCTCAG GTATACGACCAAACATCTGAACGATGAGGCCACGTCAAAGCAGATCAAAACCATGCTGCAGCCAAATTAA
- the LOC132978421 gene encoding CYFIP-related Rac1 interactor B-like isoform X1 has translation MGNLIKVLTRDIDNNGGNFFLDFENAQPSQSETEVWEEVNQVLTESRVILEDLQSYRGAGEEIRQAIQSPGVEGVQEKAWSAVVPLVGKLKSFYEFSQKLESSLRRLLVILTSAASTPTQHLEQKQALARQFAHIMHFTLRFDELKMTNPAIQNDFSYYRRTISRMRINNLSADAGNEVNNELANRMSLFYASATPMLKTLSDATSKFVSDNPDLPTENTTDCLSTMASVCKVMLDTPEYRSRFTSEETVLFCLRVMVGVIILFDHVHPAGAFVKTSNIDMKGCIRVLKEQPPSSVEGLLNALRYTTKHLNDEATSKQIKTMLQPN, from the exons ATGGGGAACCTGATCAAGGTGTTAACCAGAGACATCGACAACAATGGTGGAAACTTCTTTCTGGATTTTGAga acgCTCAGCCCTCGCAGTCGGAGACGGAGGTGTGGGAGGAGGTGAACCAGGTGCTGACGGAGTCTCGGGTCATCCTGGAAGACCTGCAGTCttacagaggagcaggagaggaaatCAGACAG gccaTCCAGAGTCCAGGTGTGGAGGGGGTTCAGGAGAAGGCCTGGTCTGCTGTGGTTCCTCTGGTCGGCAAACTCAAAAGCTTCTACGAGTTCTCTCAGAAACTCG AGTCCAGTCTGCGGCGTCTCCTGGTCATCCTCACCAGCGCCGCCTCGACTCCCACTCAGCACCTGGAGCAGAAACAGGCTCTGGCTCGACAGTTTGCCCACATCATGCACTTCACGCTGCGCTTCGACGAACTCAAG ATGACGAATCCGGCGATCCAGAACGACTTCAGTTATTACAGACGAACCATCAGTCGGATGCGGATCAACAACTTGTCC GCTGATGCAGGAAATGAAGTCAATAACGAGCTGGCCAATCGGATGTCTCTGTTTTACGCCAGTGCCACGCCAATGCTGAAGACGCTAAGTGACGCCACGTCAAAGTTTGTCTCGGAT AATCCAGACCTCCCGACTGAAAACACGACAGACTGTCTGAGCACGATGGCCAGCGTGTGTAAAGTGATGCTTGACACACC ggAGTACCGCAGCCGTTTCACCAGTGAAGAGACGGTGTTGTTCTGCCTCCGCGTGATGGTCGGGGTCATCATCCTATTCGACCACGTTCACCCGGCCGGAGCCTTCGTCAAGACCTCCAATATAGAC atgaaaggCTGCATCCGAGTGCTGAAGGAGCAGCCGCCCAGCAGCGTGGAGGGATTACTCAACGCTCTCAG GTATACGACCAAACATCTGAACGATGAGGCCACGTCAAAGCAGATCAAAACCATGCTGCAGCCAAATTAA